Sequence from the Salvelinus alpinus chromosome 27, SLU_Salpinus.1, whole genome shotgun sequence genome:
CCAATAGTGATCCATCTTCTCTGatggcctccttctcctcctgcagcttcctctccttctccacctcctcctctccctcctcatccccttctccatcccagccctcctccttcctgtGTTTGCCCCTCCCTTCCCTGTGGCTGAGCTGTGCACGGAGCCGTGCGATCTCCTTCTGGAACTCTCTGAGCAGGGCGTCTTTAGGGTCTTCGTTAACTCTTGGTTGGTTCTGGATGTTCTTAGCTCTGTTAGCGTAGCGGAGCGTGGTGAGGGTCTCCTCGTAGTGTTGGGGGGCGGGGCCTAGTGTAGCCACCATCACCGTCTTGGCGTTGCCTCCCAGAGAGTCCTGTAATAACCGGGTCAGTTTGGAGTCTCGGTACGGAACGTGGCCGCCACGCCCGTCTGCCAGGGCTGAGATCACGTTGCCTAGCGCCGACAGAGACAGGTTGATTGTAGCGGCTTCTTTCAGGCGTTCTCCGTGGACGCCTGTCTTGGCCTGCCGCTCGCTGCCCGCCAGGTCAACCAGGTTGAGCCGGCCTACCCTGATGTGCTGCCGTCCGTCCGGCCCCGTCTGGGAACACTCCACCGTGATGAGGAACAGGGTGTGGGAACGGGAAGAGTGTTCGTTCATGTCTGTCGCTCCCACCGAGCGCACCTGGTTCCCTACGTTCATCAGCTCCTGTATCTCCTTCACGCTCTTACACACGCACGACGTCAGGTCACGCACATACACCCCGCTCTCcgggctctctctcagctccaggGTGCGGGGGGGCTGGGTGTGCACGTTGGGGACATGAGGGGCGTGCACGTTGGGATCCAGTAGATCCCTTATCTCCTCTCGGTAGATCTCCAGGTAAGAGGCTCTGACCAGGTACTGGCGGTCAGCGGTGGAGCGGGCGATCTGGGTGAAGACGTGTTCGAAGGCGTTCGGGATGACGCCCCGTCTCTCTGGTTCTAGCCACTCTCCCTGCATGGTGTAGGTCTTCCCGGTGCCCGTCTGGCCGTAGGCAAAGATGGTTCCATTAAACCCGTCCAGGACTGAGTGGATCAGCGGGCGTACCGTCTCATCGTACAAGTCACGTTGTCTAGACGATGCGTCATACACAGAGTCGAACGTAAACGTTTTCCGCGGCTCGCCGGGCAGAGCGCGAGGGTTCCGTAAGACCACCTGACCCCGATCTACGTCCATCTCTATGATCCCGCCCCTTCCTCCCGGTGTCCCGGTAACACCAGCTGCATCTTTCCGGTTTAACGGGCGACAGCGAACCACTACCTTCACCGTCTCACTACTCTTTACCTTAGACATCTGAAGTGGCTCTCAGTTAACTATTATTAGAGATTTATAGAAATTAACATTTGTTATTATCAGTTAATCTCTTTCTCCTTACGGGACACTGTTCTTGCTAGTATTTACCAGGTAATGACACTGGGATATTGTCGTATATCACTGGTGGCCTAGTACTGAATTTAACACAATGGCACTAAAGAAACACATTCATAGGCCTACCATGTTATTATCAGGTCATTATTAATGAACTAACTAGTTCTTTGTGTCGTCAAACAGTAAAATATAGAGTAGGTAACAGAGTAATACATGAGTCCTATCTGACTGGATGATAACAGTTAACACTGAACACCAGGCCTCTAGTCCTGCTATGCTAACGACAAAATTAGCTTGTTTATAAATAACATTAAATTAGCCTATTTATTtatcaataatattaataatcatAATCGGTCTTCGGTCCCACAGTTAAAATATTAGTGCATTTATTGGTCTGTCGAATATCATTCTGTCTCTATCTATTTTCATCTACAATCTCTCTTTCAGGATCCCCACCGGGCCATCTCATATAGATTATTATACAATCATTTCGTAGATATTATATTCTCATTCTTTAACCAATCCATCCGTGTGTTTCTCACCGTCAACAATATGATTTAATCCACAGAACGGCTTGCGTTAACTAGCGGTATTAAACACACCTCACGTGGTTAGCTCAGTAATTACGACGGTTCTGTTGAGGTCCCGGTGCATTTTGTCCGTTTGTCTGTCCGTCCGTTAACGAGGGTTTATTCGATAATGAAACCAGCTCCGCCTTCACACGTCCCGGTCAATCAAAACACTTACCAACGGGTTTTCATCCTGCCTCGGTGCCCGGAGATACACCCTGATGCTCTCGTGCCGCAGAGGAGATGCTGCGGCTCCATTAAAGCACTGAGAGCGAGTTTCAGGATGAACAGAgaggagatacacacacacttacacatacgtacacacacatacacacacgtacacacacatacacacacgtacacacacttacacacatacacaaacacatcaTTACCTCATTCAGCCACACCAACTGCAGAACGCAATGACGGGACCATGGGAAATTGAGTTTTACACTATTATTaagtcaaatcaagtttattggACGCATTCACAGATTTGCATACGTTAtcgcagcgaaatgcttatgtttctagatCCAACAGTTCGGTAATAATACCTAGTAATACAAAACAATATACACACAATTCAAACAATGTAAAGAAAGAAATGAAGAAATATCAGAAGGAGCAATTTCAGAGTCCGGAATAATGAGTAatttcagaacccttgactttttacacattttgttacgttacagccttattctaaaatggtttgaatagttgttttccctcatcaatctacacacaataccccgtaatgacaaagcaaaaaacaggttattagaaatgtttgcaaatgtattacaaataagaaactgaaatattacatttacataagtattcagaccctttactttgttgaagcacctttggcagcgattacagcgatTACAAAACCACAAGATGTCACCAAATTATTTTCCCAACACCTTCCCTGGCTGCCACTGCTCttgctcaacaacaaaaaatcctcgGTCATCACAACTTTTGGAGATATTTCAAATAAATTATGTTGTGGTAAGTTGATCAAAATTTTGAAATTTTTAAAAAGTTCTAGATATATTCCAATTAAGTTAtatctatatttatatttttaaatatacaaGTACTTGTTTAGAGAGATGAATTGTTTAGAGAGATGAATTGTTTAGAGAGATGAATTGTTTAGAGAGATGAATTGTTTAGAGAGATGAATTGTTTAGAGAGATGAATTGTTTAGAGAGATGAATTGTTTAGAGAGATGAATTGTTTAGAGAGATGAATTGTTTAGAGAGATGAATTGAGATCATTTTTGAGTAAAGTATTAATATGTTGGATGAGTGCTGGGgacaacccccctcccccctttatGGTCATGAATGTGTTTCTACCAGTCATTTAGACaatagctgtgttcgaataccaatacaacatactgtatactacattctatatactattagttcatttaaGTATTAGtacggaagttgatgctgttgctatgcaacctcttgctagcttgttagcataacaaattacatCTTGCTGTTTGTAATTTCATCCGGAGTGCCAGAGTTTGCTCAGAGTGTGTTCTGggagttcgtaaattcagagcgttgtcagattgtcagaGAGGATGCAGCTTGGGATGCTGACTGGGCTGGCAGCCTagcaagggt
This genomic interval carries:
- the LOC139555917 gene encoding kinesin-like protein KIF3C isoform X1, whose translation is MSKVKSSETVKVVVRCRPLNRKDAAGVTGTPGGRGGIIEMDVDRGQVVLRNPRALPGEPRKTFTFDSVYDASSRQRDLYDETVRPLIHSVLDGFNGTIFAYGQTGTGKTYTMQGEWLEPERRGVIPNAFEHVFTQIARSTADRQYLVRASYLEIYREEIRDLLDPNVHAPHVPNVHTQPPRTLELRESPESGVYVRDLTSCVCKSVKEIQELMNVGNQVRSVGATDMNEHSSRSHTLFLITVECSQTGPDGRQHIRVGRLNLVDLAGSERQAKTGVHGERLKEAATINLSLSALGNVISALADGRGGHVPYRDSKLTRLLQDSLGGNAKTVMVATLGPAPQHYEETLTTLRYANRAKNIQNQPRVNEDPKDALLREFQKEIARLRAQLSHREGRGKHRKEEGWDGEGDEEGEEEVEKERKLQEEKEAIREDGSLLAVEKQRLLGEKEIMMGDLRKEQDTTEQLTAKYKAMESKLLVGGRNIMDHTNEQQKTLEIRRQEIAEQSRREREILQQVMVQDEETLELRETFSSLQQEVEAKTKKLKKLYAKLQCVKAEIQDVNDEHVRSRQELEQTQNELTRELKFKYLIIENFIPPEEKNKIMNRLTFDPEEDQWKFQLLPPSERSECVCVCGSGCVCLCDSRLNSHGQMKKRLASAVGYKRPISQYARVALAMGAHSRYRAENIMFLELDMSPPTTVSLDHWPSEVGPNCSSSPTDSALYRERATRVRKSRSWCQAPRAITSSSSTVSLATHSTATPSTAQ
- the LOC139555917 gene encoding kinesin-like protein KIF3C isoform X2 — its product is MSKVKSSETVKVVVRCRPLNRKDAAGVTGTPGGRGGIIEMDVDRGQVVLRNPRALPGEPRKTFTFDSVYDASSRQRDLYDETVRPLIHSVLDGFNGTIFAYGQTGTGKTYTMQGEWLEPERRGVIPNAFEHVFTQIARSTADRQYLVRASYLEIYREEIRDLLDPNVHAPHVPNVHTQPPRTLELRESPESGVYVRDLTSCVCKSVKEIQELMNVGNQVRSVGATDMNEHSSRSHTLFLITVECSQTGPDGRQHIRVGRLNLVDLAGSERQAKTGVHGERLKEAATINLSLSALGNVISALADGRGGHVPYRDSKLTRLLQDSLGGNAKTVMVATLGPAPQHYEETLTTLRYANRAKNIQNQPRVNEDPKDALLREFQKEIARLRAQLSHREGRGKHRKEEGWDGEGDEEGEEEVEKERKLQEEKEAIREDGSLLAVEKQRLLGEKEIMMGDLRKEQDTTEQLTAKYKAMESKLLVGGRNIMDHTNEQQKTLEIRRQEIAEQSRREREILQQVMVQDEETLELRETFSSLQQEVEAKTKKLKKLYAKLQCVKAEIQDVNDEHVRSRQELEQTQNELTRELKFKYLIIENFIPPEEKNKIMNRLTFDPEEDQWKFQLLPPSESQMKKRLASAVGYKRPISQYARVALAMGAHSRYRAENIMFLELDMSPPTTVSLDHWPSEVGPNCSSSPTDSALYRERATRVRKSRSWCQAPRAITSSSSTVSLATHSTATPSTAQ